The stretch of DNA AAAGAATTGAATCAAGAGTCTTCTCGGTATTCGGGCGGAAAAGAATCGCTGCTTAACTCCGAAATCCTACAAAAGAAAGTTTTGGAAGGTCTAAAAAAAGATTTTAACAGTGAAGAGTTTCTGAACGCCTTGGGTCCCGGTGTTACTGGTGGAGGCGATAGCTGTGAGCAAAAAATTGCTTACAGCTTTTCATTTTTAGCAAGACTCGTCGCCAACGGTCGAATTGATTTGGCCAACTACGGAGTTCAAAATCACAACCTTATGCGAAAAATAGAAAGTGTTCAGCTGCGGTTTGGAAGTGGCTTGAACGTGGGCCGTCCCGTAGAAATGATCAATGTTCCGCCGAATAATTTGATCATTTTAGATCGCAAAATCTGTCAAAATAGTTTTGAACCCCTTTATTACTACACACCTCTTTTGTTGCATGAAGTATTGCGCTTGGTGGGTGTCGAAGAAGGCCGTGATTATGCGATTTCCGCAAGTTTTATACCGCTAATCCAAAAAGAAATCCGCAAGTCTTTGAATCAAGGACGCCGCTTTCGCATTCTTTCAGATTCAGGGACCGACCGCCTGGCATTGGCCTGGGGAGTGAAGGGGCAGATCGTCGATTTCGAAGCGATGGATGAAAAAAGTCACGACGAACAATGGGATTTCTTTTTTCAAAATGAAGCTAATGTTGAAAATTATCTGGTCGATTTGAAAACGATGCAGATTTTAGCTGTTGTTAGAGGTGGGGGTGAAGATCCCCTCCAAGGAGCTATCGCTGAATTTTCAAATTTGATTAACACCAATCACAATCGAATTGATTTAAAATATGAAGAGAATACAGGGATTGGTATTACAAGTGGCTATGCGAAATGGTGGGGTGGCATGGAAACCATCTTTGCTTTGAAGGAAAATGCCATTGGTCAAAAAGAAGTAATAGGTTTTTGCAATGAAAACTGTGAAAACGACATCATCAAGCCAGCAATGTATGCGCAGATGACCAAGGCGCAGATTAAGGATTACGAACAATATGGGGCAAACAACACATACTTTCAAACCGCCAGAGACCCAAAGTCGGGCCATGCTATGTGGAAAGTGACGATCACCGGTGAAGTTATCAAGGGTGATGGATACGTCTCTTATTCAGGATTGATGCGCCTGACTTTTGAAAATGGAAAATTCAAAGCCGTATTTGGGAAAGTCGTTAAGGACAAGCGCTAAGGAATTTATTCTCTCTGCAGATACGGTTCTAAGCGCGACTTCATAACTGACGGCAGTGGATTTTTTTGCATGGTTTTTCCGTCTAAAACCGAATGTACCATTGTTACAGTCGCATGCACTTTGTCGCTTTGGGAAAAGACATAGCTCATTTTAAAGGAAGTCTCACCAAAACTTGCCACGCGCACGGTGACGTCATAGGTTTCCCCTGGACGAAAAGGAGCCTTAAAATCCCCCTCCGTATGACGAATCGGGATGATGACGTCTCTTTGGCCAAACCATTCTTTGTAGGTGTAACCAGCGGCAACAATGAACTCCTCGAAAGCGTCATGGGCAAAGGCAAAGATATTCCCGAAAAACATGATTCCGGCGGGGTCGGCTTCTCTAAATGTTAGTGTCTTTTGGGTGCGGAAAGTTTTATTCATAGAGTCTGGAACTTTAAGCCCGGTCAGCCCTTGACTTCAAGCAGATATATAGAGAATTTAACGGCTTATTAGGCCCTCCAGGAGTTAAAATTGCAGCGCAGTGTCATTGATCTTAAAGTCTATGATCCAAAAGATTTTCCCGCATATCTGCCAAAGCTGAATAAGCTTTATGATGATTTATTTTCTGGCGGAAAAGGTTTTCGCGCAAAATTAATCAAAATGATGGCCACTAATCTGTCTTTGGATCCAAAGGCCGAACTGTTGTTAGCGCAAACCATCGAGTTTATTCACAACGCCTCTTTGCTTCATGATGATCTTATCGACCGCTCCCATCTTCGTCGCGGCAAAACCACGGCATGGATGAAGTACACACCTGAATACGCGGTTCTTGCGGGCGACTATTTGCTTGCACGCGTGATGGTGAATCTTTCTGGTCACGGTAATATCAAGCTGGTGCAATACACGGCCGAAGTGATTTCCGATCTGCTTGAAGGCGAATGGCTGCAAGATTCTGTCGTGGGTGATTTCTTTGTCACACTTGAACAGCTGGATCGTATTCATAACTTAAAAACTGCGAGCTTGTTTAAGTGGTGTATTCGCGCGCCATTTATCGCGCAAGAACGTTATGACGAAGAACTTCATCGCACGTTAGAAGAAATGGGAACACTGTTAGGACAGCTGTTCCAGCGCAGTGATGATTTGCTAGATTACGACATCCGCAATGATGAGGGTAAAGCCATCTTGGGAGATTTAAAGTCCGGGTACTTGAATTCTTTCGGTGCTTACGTGACGAAAGGCAAATCTCGCCAAGAAATCGATGGCATCGTAAAAAGTAAAACTTTAGAAGAGTATTACGCAAGCATCGGTGGCAAAGCGCAGTTTGATCAAAGACTTTTGGAATTCGATGAAATGAACAAAGGCTTGATCCAAATGTACAACCATCACTTGGAGCGTCTTAAAACTTTCTTAAAGCCCGGTGAAGAGAAACTGATTGATCAGCTTCGACCACTGACCGAGATCTTGTACTGGAGAAGGAAGCCCTCTTCGTGAGTTCCCTGGTGACACTTTCTAAAAATTCACCGGAATTTGAATCTTATTTGCTGGGCACCTTTGATCCAAAAAAGCGAGCTTTGCCGGTGCAGACTTTAAATGTCAACTCCGCATCAGAGACGGTGACCTTTCGAGTTGTTGATGTGGATCAAATTGCTCGTCCCTCCGGGTTCAAAGTTTTCTTTCAAGCTTTAAAGATCCGCAGTTATTTTTTGGTTTTGATGCCACTGTTTTTGGTATTGATCAAAAATATGACCGAAGGAAATATCTTTGACCCATGGGCCGCATTGTTAGTGGTTGTAGGTTTAAAGTTAGCATTTGCTTCGGCGAATCTGCGCAATGACTATTTAGATCACATGAAGGGTCTAGATCGTGTGTTGGGTGAAAGTGGCAGCCGCGCCATTCAAAATGGCTGGTTGACCGCGACCCAAGTAAAATCATTTTCTAATGTATTTTTGTTCTTAGCACTGCTCTGTGCGATTCCTTTGATTGTAGCATACCCAGAAATTCTGATGGTGGTGGCGTTTGCTTTGGCCGTGGGTTTGTGGGCGCAGTTTCAAAAGCAGAATTCGTTCAAATACCAAATCGGCGGGGAGCTAGCGATTTTCCTTTTGCTAGGACCATTGCTCACTTTAGGCGCACAGATGGCCATGGGGGGCGGATTTGATGTCCAAGTCTTGCTGATGGGTGCTTTGTGGGGCTGGGCCGTTTTATTTTTGGTTCACCTACGAAATTTCCGTAACATCCTGCCAAGCTTGCAAGCCGGTTTTTCAAACACGGTGAACTGGTTGGGCTTTGATAAGGCCCGTCGCTTGTTGGCGCTGTGGTGGGGACTGCTGGTCGTTTTTAATTTCACTTATTCTTGGGAGTACGCCGACGCTGGCGCGGGAGCCGTCGTTTCTGCCATTTTATTGTTGGCCGCAGTGCCTTTTGTAAAACGTCTTAAAAGTCTTGCCAGCCCCGTGGGCAGTGAGATGAAGATCGCTTATCGTTCAGGTGTTTATTTATTTTTGTTAGCCATGGGCTTATGGATTCTTCAGTGTCTTTGGTCACTGATGTAAATTCTCGAAGTATTTGTGTTTTAAGTACTCCGGACAGTCAGACTGTGGCGCAAGGCCATGCGGATTTTTTAAAAGCGCCGTTAAATCCCACCCATCCTGACGATTATTTTTTTAAATTGTATGTCGAAGGTGACAGGCTTTTTGTTAAAGACGCGGAAAACAGAAAACTTGAAATTGATTTTGATGAAAACCATCTGGATTATCAGCGCAAAGGTCATCGCGGTAAGAACGAATTGATATCCAAAGCGTTGGGCGTCGCCAAAGGCTCTAAAAATATTTTAGATCTTTCCGTCGGTATGGGAATTGACAGTGTTTTCCTGACTCAGC from Bdellovibrio bacteriovorus encodes:
- a CDS encoding acyl-CoA thioesterase codes for the protein MNKTFRTQKTLTFREADPAGIMFFGNIFAFAHDAFEEFIVAAGYTYKEWFGQRDVIIPIRHTEGDFKAPFRPGETYDVTVRVASFGETSFKMSYVFSQSDKVHATVTMVHSVLDGKTMQKNPLPSVMKSRLEPYLQRE
- a CDS encoding polyprenyl synthetase family protein — translated: MQRSVIDLKVYDPKDFPAYLPKLNKLYDDLFSGGKGFRAKLIKMMATNLSLDPKAELLLAQTIEFIHNASLLHDDLIDRSHLRRGKTTAWMKYTPEYAVLAGDYLLARVMVNLSGHGNIKLVQYTAEVISDLLEGEWLQDSVVGDFFVTLEQLDRIHNLKTASLFKWCIRAPFIAQERYDEELHRTLEEMGTLLGQLFQRSDDLLDYDIRNDEGKAILGDLKSGYLNSFGAYVTKGKSRQEIDGIVKSKTLEEYYASIGGKAQFDQRLLEFDEMNKGLIQMYNHHLERLKTFLKPGEEKLIDQLRPLTEILYWRRKPSS
- a CDS encoding prenyltransferase, with protein sequence MSSLVTLSKNSPEFESYLLGTFDPKKRALPVQTLNVNSASETVTFRVVDVDQIARPSGFKVFFQALKIRSYFLVLMPLFLVLIKNMTEGNIFDPWAALLVVVGLKLAFASANLRNDYLDHMKGLDRVLGESGSRAIQNGWLTATQVKSFSNVFLFLALLCAIPLIVAYPEILMVVAFALAVGLWAQFQKQNSFKYQIGGELAIFLLLGPLLTLGAQMAMGGGFDVQVLLMGALWGWAVLFLVHLRNFRNILPSLQAGFSNTVNWLGFDKARRLLALWWGLLVVFNFTYSWEYADAGAGAVVSAILLLAAVPFVKRLKSLASPVGSEMKIAYRSGVYLFLLAMGLWILQCLWSLM